In Liolophura sinensis isolate JHLJ2023 chromosome 2, CUHK_Ljap_v2, whole genome shotgun sequence, a genomic segment contains:
- the LOC135463079 gene encoding uncharacterized protein LOC135463079: MTSWVYKCRRCRCALLTDRSLLTSHEEPLTGAGESALTDCDRKSTVWYVSTEDSCPDWVTRCLNKGEWCKGKLLCPKCRGRLGSFDFTSSQRCHCGAEICPPIHINKNRVDCFSEKLDVGMKITDWEAENTEVEMTNRCGSGEARMAAVRVVSPYEPCAYVAADRAQSTERTQHCDGGTVRKLCSSKCNERPDVNSVGRDVSISGGNESRNCTHWPNLRENPSHNTQPDTNCDQSACNLAKSQEKAVDQVDQLWMHSPSTGVGKEAHSQRFSSKRRPRHKRVASDCSWLRDKQCLDFATTTTTPPPNNLPRSTNSCDNLNSISVGAEDGQSRQHGNRSVPISTSLLGKRYGHRRAQSMTVTSNRFEFLQEDVESQGFSRSPQSGPDNRKHHMDRPVAMETADPPVPEEYVCPVCLDLFCYPHSCLPCRHSFCESCLRQLARSQPEKTACPMCRQVIVQCQPQHSLSFLLKTNYPNHYNRRRKALKKQHGKLHPLPKLKADLRHKLGVVMQNRLRGRRLREICRDHFIMTFFVYTGAVALLLGVFLLLILICCKSLFFLFLLLQWLAVTAVRCATGAADLAVMVSPTLIATPTDAVAANRVILSVVALATVYKLWIGLWSRDRGAGRT; encoded by the exons ATGACGTCCTGGGTGTACAAGTGTAGACGGTGTCGCTGTGCCCTGTTAACAGATCGGTCCCTGCTTACCTCCCATGAGGAGCCGTTGACTGGGGCAGGAGAGTCTGCATTGACAG ACTGTGACAGAAAATCCACGGTCTGGTATGTATCCACCGAAGACTCCTGTCCAGACTGGGTGACCAGGTGCTTGAACAAAGGAGAGTGGTGTAAAGGGAAGCTACTGTGTCCAAAGTGCCGTGGCAGACTAGGATCATTCGACTTCACTTCCTCTCAGAGGTGTCACTGCGGTGCAGAAATATGCCCTCCAATACACATCAACAAAAACAGGGTCGACTGTTTCTCCGAGAAACTGGATGTGGGAATGAAAATAACTGACTGGGAAGCGGAGAATACTGAAGTGGAAATGACGAacagatgcggcagtggagaAGCAAGGATGGCTGCAgttagagttgtctccccttatgAACCTTGCGCTTATGTTGCAGCAGACAGAGCTCAAAGCACAGAACGTACGCAGCATTGTGATGGAGGAACAGTGAGAAAGCTGTGCAGTAGCAAATGTAACGAAAGGCCAGACGTGAACAGTGTTGGTAGAGACGTTAGTATATCGGGTGGCAACGAAAGTAGAAACTGTACACATTGGCCTAATTTACGGGAAAACCCCAGTCATAATACTCAACCGGACACAAATTGTGACCAATCAGCATGTAATTTAGCGAAATCTCAAGAGAAAGCCGTGGATCAGGTGGACCAGTTGTGGATGCACAGTCCGTCGACGGGTGTAGGCAAGGAAGCGCATTCGCAGAGGTTCTCATCCAAGCGCAGGCCTCGACACAAACGCGTCGCAAGTGACTGCAGCTGGCTGCGTGATAAACAGTGTTTAGACTTTGCAACGACAACCACCACACCTCCGCCCAACAATCTGCCTCGCAGTACCAATAGCTGTGACAATCTCAACTCTATCTCTGTAGGGGCGGAGGATGGTCAGTCTCGTCAACATGGTAACCGCAGTGTCCCGATTTCGACAAGCCTACTGGGGAAGCGATACGGCCATAGGAGAGCCCAGTCAATGACCGTCACCAGTAACAGGTTTGAATTCCTGCAGGAGGATGTTGAGTCTCAG GGTTTTTCGCGATCACCCCAAAGTGGACCAGACAATCGTAAGCATCATATGGACAGGCCTGTTGCTATGGAGACTGCAGATCCACCTGTGCCAGAGGAATATGTGTGTCCTGTTTGTCTGGATCTGTTCTGCTATCCccacagttgtctcccctgccGCCACTCTTTCTGCGAGTCTTGTCTTCGTCAGCTAGCCCGTAGTCAACCCGAAAAAACCGCCTGCCCTATGTGTCGTCAAGTGATTGTACAGTGTCAGCCACAGCATA GCCTATCTTTTCTACTGAAGACCAATTACCCCAATCACTACAACCGACGACGAAAGGCGTTGAAAAAACAACACGGAAAACTCCATCCCCTCCCCAAACTCAAGGCTGACCTACGGCACAAACTAGGCGTGGTTATGCAAAACAGGCTTCGGGGTCGAAGGTTACGTGAGATCTGTCGAGACCACTTCATAATGACTTTTTTCGTGTACACGGGAGCGGTTGCTTTGCTGTTGGGCGTGTTTCTTTTGCTAATCCTCATATGTTGCAAAAGCCTGTTCTTTCTGTTCCTGCTTCTTCAGTGGCTGGCTGTCACTGCAGTGCGCTGTGCTACAGGCGCTGCCGATCTGGCGGTCATGGTCAGTCCAACCCTCATCGCCACACCCACAGACGCAGTGGCAGCCAATCGCGTGATTCTCTCAGTGGTAGCCTTAGCGACTGTGTATAAACTCTGGATAGGTTTGTGGTCGAGGGATCGTGGAGCTGGTAGAACGTGA